In the Pantoea sp. Aalb genome, one interval contains:
- a CDS encoding MATE family efflux transporter — MQKYLKEAHQLVVLAIPVILAQVAQTIMGFVDTIMAGQVSAIDMAAVAIGTSIWLPIILFGHGLLFALTPIIAQLNGLGKYKYIAEQVRQGYWLAFGVAIFIMLVLWNAGYLIYNIHDINLQLALKSKNYLHALLWGTPGYLFFQVARNQCDGLSQTKPAMLLSFLGLLVNILLNYIFIYGYFGLPPLGGVGCGIATASVYWLMFFVIRFWIRNMPYMRYICMTTYWSPPSRIILIKLFLLGLPIALSFFFEVMLFTIVALLVSPLGIVKVAGHQIALNFSSIMFVLPLSLSVATTIRVGYRLGQCSTEKARIAAWTAQIIGISMAAIIAIFTFNFRYKIAALYTNNPEVIKLAAQLMLLSAIYQFSDSIQVIGSGILRGYKDTRTTFYITFIAYWLLGFPIGYILALTNWIIPQMGPIGFWFGFIVGLTAAATMMLWRIYYLQHLPTKVILENAQH; from the coding sequence ATGCAAAAGTATTTAAAGGAAGCTCATCAACTCGTAGTACTGGCAATCCCTGTTATTCTTGCTCAAGTAGCTCAAACTATAATGGGATTTGTAGATACTATTATGGCTGGTCAAGTTAGTGCTATAGATATGGCTGCTGTTGCTATAGGTACTTCTATTTGGCTTCCTATTATTTTATTTGGGCATGGTTTATTATTTGCTTTAACTCCAATTATTGCACAGCTTAATGGGTTAGGTAAATATAAATATATTGCAGAACAAGTACGTCAGGGTTATTGGCTAGCTTTTGGAGTAGCTATATTTATTATGTTAGTATTATGGAATGCTGGTTATCTTATTTATAATATTCATGATATTAATTTACAATTAGCATTAAAATCGAAAAATTATTTGCATGCACTTTTATGGGGTACACCTGGATATTTGTTTTTTCAAGTAGCGCGTAACCAATGTGATGGTTTATCACAAACTAAACCAGCAATGTTACTTAGTTTTCTTGGACTTTTAGTAAATATTTTACTTAATTATATCTTCATCTACGGTTATTTTGGTCTACCTCCTTTAGGTGGAGTAGGTTGTGGTATAGCAACAGCCTCAGTATATTGGCTTATGTTTTTTGTGATACGTTTCTGGATTAGAAATATGCCATATATGCGATATATATGTATGACAACTTATTGGTCGCCACCATCCCGTATAATTTTAATAAAATTATTTTTATTAGGTTTGCCAATAGCATTATCTTTTTTCTTTGAAGTGATGTTATTTACTATAGTCGCCTTACTAGTTTCTCCTTTAGGGATTGTAAAAGTAGCTGGTCATCAAATAGCACTTAATTTTAGTTCTATAATGTTTGTTTTACCACTTTCTCTTAGTGTTGCTACTACTATTCGAGTTGGTTATCGTTTAGGACAATGTTCAACAGAAAAAGCACGTATTGCTGCATGGACAGCTCAAATAATCGGTATCAGTATGGCAGCTATTATTGCTATTTTTACATTTAACTTTCGTTATAAAATAGCTGCACTTTATACTAATAATCCCGAAGTTATTAAATTAGCAGCACAATTAATGCTATTATCAGCTATTTATCAATTTTCAGATTCTATTCAAGTGATAGGTAGTGGTATATTGAGAGGATATAAAGATACTCGAACTACTTTTTATATTACATTTATAGCTTATTGGTTATTAGGTTTTCCAATAGGTTATATACTAGCACTTACTAATTGGATAATTCCGCAAATGGGACCTATAGGATTTTGGTTTGGTTTTATAGTAGGATTAACAGCAGCAGCGACAATGATGCTTTGGCGTATTTACTATTTACAACATTTACCAACTAAAGTAATTTTAGAAAATGCTCAACATTAA